TTCTCTACTCTTGCTAATCCTGCTCTTCCTCAAAAAGACATTGGCCTAAACTCACTCCAATCACAATATATGCCACAACGGAGAGGATATAGGAAATGCTCCGCcaccccttttcttttttccagtGGCCAGAGATGGGGATTGCTTGTTATGGTTTTAGAGGGTTAAATTCTCTAACTACCAATAGTTTGCTTGATTCATCTGGTTACTGATTACAAGGGCATCAAAGAATGCATCCATTCCCTCCACCGCCCTCCCCCCCAACAGACTTTTGGTCTTATTAGAGTGCTCTAGCTGTCTGCATATGGTAGTTGTTGTAAAGCAACTATACaataaatgaaaaggaaatatgcttatttattatttattatataataatatacagCAGCATCTTAAATTGACTGTTGAATATATTCTTGGAGAGAGGACAAACACTTTCTTTCTAAATAAAAGAACAAGagatatttgagtttaaattatttttctttttgtttttgtttagttGATTCTTGTATGTATGTGATATTCTAATGTTTCATGTCCAATAATGATAAAGttgttaaactttttaaaaaagtttacaAGTATGGTGATAAATAatgtgtttaaataattataattaaaaatatcagaTTAAAAACTGGACTTTTCATTTTAGGCaaaacttaattactatttgctAAAATTTGGTAACAATcctcatttatttcttcaaatttattacAATACAAGTATGACATGGAAGCTTCGCAGTATATATTTGGCTTCTGTCATGTACCAAGGTGCTCTCTGGCATTAGGTCTACGAGCACgtttcaaacaattaattaatcaaatacaCAGCAATGAAACATTATAATAAACTGGGACAAGAACAGAAGTAGATAGGGCTACAACATGCAAGAAACAATTTAATAGTTACAATTtggaaacaaaaaatttagcaATCTCGATTATGAGACGAACCATCCACACTGAGCCCTGGTTCACAATGAGAGCCGCCAGCACCTACGGCTTGAATATTAGAGCCGTGCTGATGCATTGGTACTGCCACAGTTTGTTCTGCTGCATGTGGGGTTGTTGGGGATGAGGCGCTGGTTCCTTCACTTTCTTCATCGGAAGAgcttgctgctgctgctgcagGAGCCATGACTggcttctttttccttttggctAAGCAAATGAGACCAACCAGAAGGAATGCAAGGAAAAATGCACCACCGAGGGATACACAAACGGCGATAATAGTTGTGTGGCTGCCACCTCCTCCCCCTCCTGGTAGTGATGGCGGCACTGTCACCTCTGATTCTGACGATGGTGACAGAGAACTGAAAGATGGTGTTGGTGCAAGAGGCAAGCTACCAGGTGATAGTTTTGGTGGTGGTGAGTATGAAGGTGATGAAGATTTTGGTGGTTTTGCTGCTCCTGGTGGTGTTTTACTAATGTATGGTCCTGGTGCAGCAGCTGGCGGTGGTACTTTACCTGGTGGTGATTTTGGTGGTGGCGAGTATGAAGGTGACGACGAAGATTTTGGTGGTTTTGCCCCCGCTGGTGGTGTTTTGCTACTGTATGGTCCTGGTGCAGCAGCTGGCGGTGGTACTTTACCTGGTGATGATTTTGGTGGTGGAGGAAAGTGTGGAGGTGATGAAGATTTTGGTGGTTTTGTTGGTGGTGATGAGGAGTGAGGTGGTGATCCCTTGGAGGGTATAACCGGTGGTGCAGCAGCTGTTGGTGGCGTTGGAGCTTTACCAGGGCTTGGTGGATGTGAAGGTATAGACGGTGGTGTTGTCTTTCTTGGAGGAGTGGTTGGGGTTGTAGGACTAGAGGGAATGCTTGGAGTAGGTTTTGGCGGGGCAAAATGATGTGATGGTGCATGTGGAGGTGACACCGGAACTGTCGTCGGGGTCGGTGGAGACACTGGATACGGTGGAGGAGAAGGCGGAGAtgatggtggtggtggaggAGAATAGTAATAATAGGCCATTTCTTTTAGTGGAAAACGAGATGTTCCAAAGCTACCTATGAAGTACCCTTGCTTTGGATTTGGGCTTCTATCTATTTATAATACTTAGAGGCATCGGACGTATTCAGGTTTTAAAACCTATTGTGCACATTTATTTAGCTGtcattgaattaataaattggatgacttttgcttctattttttgttttcatatgaTCAAATATATACTATAAataaattgagattaaatattttatcagaCTCTAAAGTATTTTGGAGTTGATTTGTAATATGATACTCATTATTATCGACCCGCTACCCATTTGGGTCTTGACTTATACTCTATATGGTTTGCACTTTGAGTTTGCGTGTAGTGCGCTCACACCCTTCTGTGAGACCGCACGATGTGGGTTCGTACCATCATATGGGCGAACTCACATCGTATAAACATGTGTTAACCCTAGAGTAGGGTGCATGTCGATGTGCATGATAACCTACCTATTATAGCACA
This genomic stretch from Gossypium raimondii isolate GPD5lz chromosome 6, ASM2569854v1, whole genome shotgun sequence harbors:
- the LOC105773869 gene encoding protein TRACHEARY ELEMENT DIFFERENTIATION-RELATED 7A, with translation MAYYYYSPPPPPSSPPSPPPYPVSPPTPTTVPVSPPHAPSHHFAPPKPTPSIPSSPTTPTTPPRKTTPPSIPSHPPSPGKAPTPPTAAAPPVIPSKGSPPHSSSPPTKPPKSSSPPHFPPPPKSSPGKVPPPAAAPGPYSSKTPPAGAKPPKSSSSPSYSPPPKSPPGKVPPPAAAPGPYISKTPPGAAKPPKSSSPSYSPPPKLSPGSLPLAPTPSFSSLSPSSESEVTVPPSLPGGGGGGSHTTIIAVCVSLGGAFFLAFLLVGLICLAKRKKKPVMAPAAAAASSSDEESEGTSASSPTTPHAAEQTVAVPMHQHGSNIQAVGAGGSHCEPGLSVDGSSHNRDC